Proteins found in one Kitasatospora sp. NBC_00315 genomic segment:
- a CDS encoding transfer protein, translated as MNLPTAPGGFEVDVMELEVEVPPGKLLTYDLRSLASHLHILDTACMAVETDGLTRALVTVYAAPPLDKLDPVRGEDLVMDDQGWLTVGRYHDGQPAQIRLYVPGSGAQRGALFGTTGAGKSRALQLILAAEKRSGIVTWLADLKGGQSVPEAAGQVDWRVTTQEGLLAMLQAAVRVAEERMSRYAAMGRSSFLINRPDPLLSVRIDEANRALEKGAPYRDKIAALIKELGRTGRSVGVGISIAAQASHVDELGGSDTLRGMLKEGDTILLRWSSSMMQSLVSDGLLPPGTHIVPIPKRTGPPVLRSRFATVRPGAKVARGNTGGMAYLLGSDRPTAMMRFFPVGSMHEVEGLDPLILDLYGPGEPAHLEVTSHEAAGPAYLTRDGDGPAELVAAAQEQTQALVEEAAAEQKASTSGKAPIAVRIMRALEEAAEAADGDDSEGAGALDFDEILAAVNADGGKTVGAASVRNNLSILNRADRIAALGSGRYTLPA; from the coding sequence ATGAACCTGCCCACGGCCCCCGGAGGCTTCGAGGTCGACGTGATGGAGCTGGAGGTGGAGGTCCCGCCCGGCAAGCTCCTCACCTACGACCTGCGCTCCCTCGCCTCCCACCTGCACATCCTGGACACCGCGTGCATGGCGGTGGAGACCGACGGCCTGACCCGCGCCCTGGTCACCGTCTACGCCGCCCCGCCGCTGGACAAGCTGGACCCGGTCCGCGGCGAGGACCTGGTGATGGACGACCAGGGCTGGCTGACCGTCGGCCGCTACCACGACGGCCAGCCCGCGCAGATCCGCCTGTACGTCCCCGGCTCCGGCGCGCAGCGCGGCGCCCTGTTCGGCACCACCGGCGCCGGCAAGTCCCGCGCCCTGCAGCTGATCCTCGCCGCCGAGAAGCGCTCCGGGATCGTCACCTGGCTCGCCGACCTCAAGGGCGGCCAGTCGGTGCCGGAGGCCGCCGGCCAGGTCGACTGGCGGGTCACCACCCAGGAGGGCCTGCTGGCCATGCTCCAGGCGGCGGTGCGCGTCGCGGAGGAGCGGATGAGCCGCTACGCCGCGATGGGCCGCTCCAGCTTCCTGATCAACCGTCCGGATCCGCTGCTGAGCGTGCGGATCGACGAGGCGAACCGGGCGCTGGAGAAGGGCGCCCCGTACCGGGACAAGATCGCCGCCCTGATCAAGGAGCTCGGCCGCACCGGCCGCTCCGTCGGGGTCGGCATCTCGATCGCGGCGCAGGCCTCGCACGTGGACGAGCTCGGCGGCTCCGACACCCTGCGCGGCATGCTCAAGGAGGGCGACACCATCCTGCTGCGCTGGTCCAGCTCGATGATGCAGTCGCTGGTGTCGGATGGCCTGCTGCCCCCCGGCACGCACATCGTGCCGATCCCCAAGCGCACCGGCCCGCCGGTGCTGCGCTCCCGGTTCGCCACGGTGCGGCCCGGGGCGAAGGTCGCCCGCGGCAACACCGGTGGCATGGCCTACCTGCTCGGCTCCGACCGGCCGACCGCGATGATGCGGTTCTTCCCCGTCGGCTCCATGCACGAGGTCGAGGGCCTGGATCCGCTGATCCTCGACCTGTACGGGCCGGGCGAGCCCGCCCACCTGGAGGTCACCTCGCACGAGGCGGCAGGTCCCGCCTACCTGACCCGCGACGGCGACGGCCCGGCCGAGCTGGTGGCCGCCGCCCAGGAGCAGACGCAGGCACTGGTCGAGGAGGCCGCCGCCGAGCAGAAGGCCTCCACCAGCGGCAAGGCTCCCATCGCGGTGCGCATCATGCGCGCCCTGGAGGAGGCCGCCGAAGCCGCCGACGGCGACGACAGCGAGGGCGCCGGCGCCCTCGACTTCGACGAGATCCTCGCCGCCGTCAACGCCGACGGCGGCAAGACGGTCGGCGCGGCCAGCGTCCGCAACAACCTCTCGATCCTCAACCGCGCCGACCGGATCGCCGCCCTCGGCAGCGGCCGCTACACGCTGCCCGCCTGA
- a CDS encoding AAA family ATPase: MSDWRESMTPEDRAMIAARAPIAPGTLTVLIGPAGSGKSTFTHAVPSGEVISLDALRALVTGGDAGDQASTAEAVQLQNLLLDARLRRGRTVYCDSTNVEQAVRARLVERARLNGRPRLAIVFTTPLDLCLRRNSQRPANRRVPENVLRWQHQLAVESLPGLADEGFDEVRLYPAVSRSGR; the protein is encoded by the coding sequence ATGAGCGACTGGCGAGAGAGCATGACCCCCGAAGACCGCGCGATGATCGCCGCCCGCGCCCCGATCGCCCCGGGGACGCTCACGGTCCTGATCGGGCCGGCCGGGAGCGGCAAGAGCACCTTCACCCACGCCGTACCCTCCGGCGAGGTCATCTCGCTGGACGCACTGCGCGCCCTGGTGACCGGAGGCGACGCCGGGGACCAGGCCAGCACCGCCGAGGCCGTCCAGCTCCAGAACCTCCTGCTCGACGCCCGGCTGCGCCGGGGCCGCACGGTCTACTGCGACTCGACCAACGTCGAGCAGGCCGTGCGGGCCCGGCTCGTCGAGCGGGCCCGCCTCAACGGCCGGCCCCGTCTGGCGATCGTGTTCACCACGCCGCTCGATCTCTGTCTGCGGCGGAACTCGCAGAGGCCGGCGAACCGACGGGTTCCGGAGAACGTGCTGCGCTGGCAGCACCAGCTCGCCGTCGAATCCCTGCCCGGCCTGGCCGACGAGGGCTTCGACGAGGTGCGTCTCTACCCGGCGGTGAGCCGCTCCGGGCGCTGA
- a CDS encoding protein kilB produces the protein MAAELALSLVGVLGTLAGTLTVTALQHRAARSERTERTEQDRRRELVQAVTALVTALADHRRAMWARERLRLTGADEAVYAEARSESHRTRAEITAPLVTLSILAPALAHAAGDAARATYAMRGAADHDVLNQARTEAADTSERLVAAAAEQLA, from the coding sequence ATGGCTGCCGAACTCGCGCTCTCCCTGGTCGGCGTTCTCGGCACGCTCGCCGGCACCCTGACCGTCACCGCACTCCAGCACCGGGCCGCCCGCTCCGAGCGCACGGAGCGCACCGAGCAGGACCGGCGCCGCGAACTCGTCCAGGCGGTCACTGCGCTGGTGACCGCTCTCGCCGACCACCGGCGCGCCATGTGGGCCCGCGAGCGGTTGCGGCTGACCGGCGCGGATGAGGCGGTGTACGCCGAGGCCCGCAGCGAGAGCCACCGCACCCGGGCGGAGATCACCGCCCCGCTGGTCACCCTCTCCATCCTCGCGCCCGCCCTCGCCCACGCCGCGGGCGACGCCGCCCGCGCCACCTATGCCATGCGCGGCGCAGCCGACCACGACGTCCTCAACCAGGCCCGCACCGAGGCGGCCGACACCAGCGAGCGCCTGGTGGCCGCCGCCGCCGAGCAACTGGCCTGA
- the dnaN gene encoding DNA polymerase III subunit beta, with protein MTVLEDTVKLRLFAGPFADAVAHVARALPTRPPVPVLAGILLRTDEHGLHLAAFDYEACATTRIDAEIADDGTALVSGRLLNDICKALPKAAEVDIELSGARLLLTAGTARFTLPTLPVEEYPALPAAPDTVLTVDGDALADAVTQTVVAAGTDDTLPALTGVQMILEGSRLTLAATDRYRFAVRELTVKPTGTLPDAKPVKKTRKKGEDAGPTAEELDAAARTVLVPAKFLAEAARALAGEHPVAIGWSDGQLTLSIPGRTTGTRLLEAEFPKFRGLFPDTADAELTITVPVEETLAAIKRVALVASDKSPLRLAVDGDQLLIEAGDGDDARAVDRVPCAAVGAIGDRVRGCDVAFKPGYLADCLKALATPEARLHLTSSTKPVLVLGYSGDLAEGGYQHLLMPIRLQG; from the coding sequence ATGACCGTCCTGGAGGACACCGTGAAGCTCCGCCTGTTCGCCGGCCCGTTCGCCGACGCCGTCGCCCACGTCGCCCGCGCCCTGCCCACCCGGCCCCCGGTGCCCGTCCTCGCCGGCATCCTGCTGCGCACCGACGAGCACGGCCTGCACCTGGCCGCGTTCGACTACGAGGCCTGCGCGACCACCCGGATCGACGCGGAGATCGCCGACGACGGCACGGCGCTGGTCTCCGGCCGGCTGCTCAACGACATCTGCAAGGCGCTCCCGAAGGCGGCCGAGGTCGACATCGAGCTGTCCGGGGCCCGGCTGCTGCTCACCGCGGGCACCGCGCGCTTCACCCTGCCGACCCTGCCCGTCGAGGAGTACCCGGCCCTGCCGGCGGCCCCGGACACCGTCCTCACCGTGGACGGTGACGCGCTCGCCGACGCCGTCACCCAGACTGTCGTCGCCGCCGGCACCGACGACACCCTGCCCGCCCTCACCGGCGTGCAGATGATCCTGGAGGGCAGCCGGCTCACCCTGGCCGCCACCGACCGCTACCGCTTCGCCGTCCGCGAGCTCACCGTGAAGCCCACCGGCACCCTGCCCGACGCCAAGCCGGTGAAGAAGACCCGGAAGAAGGGCGAGGACGCCGGGCCGACGGCCGAGGAGCTCGACGCAGCGGCCCGCACCGTCCTGGTGCCGGCCAAGTTCCTCGCCGAGGCGGCCCGTGCCCTGGCCGGTGAGCACCCGGTGGCGATCGGCTGGTCGGACGGGCAGCTCACCCTCTCCATCCCGGGCCGCACCACCGGCACCCGGCTGCTGGAGGCGGAGTTCCCCAAGTTCCGCGGCCTGTTCCCGGACACCGCGGACGCGGAGCTGACCATCACCGTCCCGGTCGAGGAGACGCTGGCCGCCATCAAGCGCGTCGCCCTGGTCGCCTCCGACAAGAGCCCGCTGCGCCTGGCCGTCGACGGCGACCAGCTGCTCATCGAGGCGGGCGACGGCGATGACGCCCGCGCCGTCGACCGCGTCCCCTGCGCCGCCGTCGGCGCGATCGGCGACCGGGTCCGGGGGTGCGACGTGGCGTTCAAGCCCGGCTACCTCGCCGACTGCCTCAAGGCCCTGGCCACCCCCGAGGCCCGCCTGCACCTCACGTCCTCCACCAAGCCCGTCCTGGTCCTCGGCTACTCCGGCGACCTCGCCGAAGGCGGCTACCAGCATCTGCTGATGCCGATCCGCCTCCAGGGCTGA
- a CDS encoding RRQRL motif-containing zinc-binding protein, with product MRAPDLDPTGEHHGGLPTWPWRYADPGLHTRRQLRRLGLRPGGQEPAAQVVCRHGQRIAYLYRAAQALPVRPMTPGRAAALDRAMAARQTCPICRTRYDHCLPLKSVGSCLPCSELSDDEREQLAALTATA from the coding sequence GTGCGCGCACCCGACCTCGACCCCACCGGCGAGCACCACGGCGGCCTCCCCACCTGGCCCTGGCGCTACGCCGACCCCGGCCTGCACACCCGCCGCCAGCTCCGCCGGCTCGGTCTTCGACCCGGCGGCCAGGAGCCGGCCGCGCAGGTCGTCTGCCGACACGGGCAGAGGATCGCCTACCTCTACCGCGCCGCCCAGGCGCTGCCGGTCCGGCCGATGACGCCGGGCCGGGCCGCCGCCCTGGACCGCGCGATGGCCGCCCGCCAGACCTGCCCGATCTGCCGCACCCGCTACGACCACTGCCTGCCGCTCAAGTCGGTCGGCTCCTGCCTGCCCTGCTCCGAGCTGTCCGACGACGAGCGCGAGCAGCTCGCCGCCCTCACCGCCACCGCATGA